Proteins from a genomic interval of Criblamydia sequanensis CRIB-18:
- the acpS gene encoding holo-ACP synthase, translating into MIIGIGTDIIEVERIAKAIERRGHPFLDRLFTKQEQNYCLQHNISSRNFAGRFAAKEAIAKAFGTGIGGKVGWLDLEIASDEFGKPYLKKCEKLESYFQNKKLLLSISHCKEYATAVAIWEVV; encoded by the coding sequence ATGATTATTGGAATTGGAACAGACATCATTGAAGTAGAAAGGATTGCTAAAGCCATCGAAAGGCGAGGGCACCCTTTCTTAGATCGTCTTTTTACAAAACAAGAACAAAATTACTGTTTGCAGCATAACATCTCCTCAAGAAACTTTGCGGGGCGTTTTGCTGCAAAAGAAGCCATAGCAAAGGCTTTTGGAACAGGCATTGGCGGCAAAGTCGGTTGGCTTGATCTTGAAATCGCCTCTGATGAATTTGGCAAGCCCTATTTAAAAAAATGCGAAAAGCTTGAGTCTTACTTTCAAAACAAAAAACTTTTACTCTCAATAAGCCATTGTAAAGAATACGCTACCGCTGTCGCCATATGGGAAGTGGTCTAA
- a CDS encoding DUF3309 family protein, with protein MLSTVLIIILILLLLGAIPRWPHSRNWGYGPSGVLGLVLIILLILALLGRI; from the coding sequence ATGTTAAGCACAGTTTTAATTATTATTTTAATCCTCCTTCTTCTCGGAGCTATTCCAAGATGGCCCCACAGCAGAAACTGGGGATATGGACCAAGCGGTGTCCTGGGTCTTGTTTTAATCATTCTGCTTATTTTAGCTTTGCTTGGCAGAATCTGA
- a CDS encoding ferritin-like domain-containing protein, protein MKNLDLNELFIDELEDMLSCENQIVQALPKIIKSVSSPDLKQALSKHLKETENQVGRLERIFSLLGLRSQEKTCEGMEGILAEGDELIKNKAKSPVLDAAIIGAAQKVEHYEISSYGTLRSYAEHLGFDDEIIDLIQENLDEEGAADKKLTKLAEGTIFTSGVNTEAAEMENTRKSKR, encoded by the coding sequence ATGAAAAATTTAGATTTAAATGAGCTCTTTATTGATGAACTTGAAGACATGTTAAGCTGTGAAAATCAAATTGTTCAAGCTCTTCCAAAAATTATAAAATCTGTTTCTTCCCCTGATCTTAAGCAAGCTTTATCAAAACACTTAAAAGAAACAGAAAACCAAGTGGGAAGACTTGAGAGAATTTTCTCGCTTCTTGGATTAAGATCTCAAGAGAAAACTTGCGAAGGAATGGAAGGCATACTTGCTGAAGGAGATGAGCTGATAAAAAATAAAGCAAAGTCTCCTGTATTGGATGCTGCTATAATTGGTGCTGCACAAAAAGTAGAGCATTATGAAATCTCCTCTTACGGAACATTAAGAAGCTATGCCGAACACCTTGGTTTTGATGATGAAATCATCGATCTTATCCAAGAAAATTTAGATGAAGAAGGAGCAGCAGACAAAAAACTAACTAAGCTTGCTGAAGGAACCATCTTTACAAGCGGCGTTAATACAGAAGCTGCAGAAATGGAAAATACGCGAAAATCTAAAAGATAG